From the genome of Gracilinanus agilis isolate LMUSP501 chromosome 2, AgileGrace, whole genome shotgun sequence, one region includes:
- the LOC123236677 gene encoding E3 ubiquitin-protein ligase RNF181-like isoform X2, with the protein MENFPDEMDEEQYWQNELLHLARTLFNGMGIELPTGELFSWENRLPPPAAKRAVENLPKTTITGAQAGVKCPVCLLEFEEEQTALEMPCEHLFHSDCIVPWLGKTNSCPLCRYELPTDNEDYEDYRREKSGKDPEMCLDPAERRERLLSDQNAFARANKALALKQPWADLDGNIRCRLFLGLIITALMLPLLKWIIVATTERPGNLHNPATAWHQGATAKGWGFDPRPGD; encoded by the exons GACTCTTTTCAATGGGATGGGCATTGAGTTGCCAACAGGTGAGCTCTTTAGCTGGGAAAATCGACTTCCTCCCCCTGCTGCCAAGAGAGCTGTGGAGAACCTGCCAAAAACCACCATCACAGGGGCCCAGGCTG GTGTCAAGTGCCCTGTGTGCCTTCTGGAGTTTGAGGAAGAACAGACTGCCCTGGAGATGCCCTGTGAGCATCTCTTTCACTCAGACTGCATCGTGCCCTGGCTAGGCAAG ACCAACAGTTGCCCTCTGTGCAGATATGAACTACCTACAGACAATGAGGACTATGAAGATTACAGGAGAGAAAAG AGCGGGAAGGATCCGGAGATGTGCCTGGATCCAGCTGAAAGGAGGGAGCGTCTCCTCTCGGATCAG AATGCTTTTGCCAGGGCAAACAAGGCCCTGGCCCTTAAGCAGCCTTGGGCAGATTTGGATGGGAACATTCGGTGCCGCCTCTTCTTGGGCTTGATCATCACAGCCTTAATGCTGCCTCTTCTGAAGTGGATCATTGTGGCCACCACGGAGCGTCCTGGGAACCTTCATAACCCAGCAACAGCGTGGCATCAGGGGGCCACTGCCAAAGGCTGGGGGTTTGATCCAAGGCCAGGAGACTAA
- the LOC123236677 gene encoding E3 ubiquitin-protein ligase RNF181-like isoform X1 — translation MENFPDEMDEEQYWQNELLHLARTLFNGMGIELPTGELFSWENRLPPPAAKRAVENLPKTTITGAQADAGVKCPVCLLEFEEEQTALEMPCEHLFHSDCIVPWLGKTNSCPLCRYELPTDNEDYEDYRREKSGKDPEMCLDPAERRERLLSDQNAFARANKALALKQPWADLDGNIRCRLFLGLIITALMLPLLKWIIVATTERPGNLHNPATAWHQGATAKGWGFDPRPGD, via the exons GACTCTTTTCAATGGGATGGGCATTGAGTTGCCAACAGGTGAGCTCTTTAGCTGGGAAAATCGACTTCCTCCCCCTGCTGCCAAGAGAGCTGTGGAGAACCTGCCAAAAACCACCATCACAGGGGCCCAGGCTG ACGCAGGTGTCAAGTGCCCTGTGTGCCTTCTGGAGTTTGAGGAAGAACAGACTGCCCTGGAGATGCCCTGTGAGCATCTCTTTCACTCAGACTGCATCGTGCCCTGGCTAGGCAAG ACCAACAGTTGCCCTCTGTGCAGATATGAACTACCTACAGACAATGAGGACTATGAAGATTACAGGAGAGAAAAG AGCGGGAAGGATCCGGAGATGTGCCTGGATCCAGCTGAAAGGAGGGAGCGTCTCCTCTCGGATCAG AATGCTTTTGCCAGGGCAAACAAGGCCCTGGCCCTTAAGCAGCCTTGGGCAGATTTGGATGGGAACATTCGGTGCCGCCTCTTCTTGGGCTTGATCATCACAGCCTTAATGCTGCCTCTTCTGAAGTGGATCATTGTGGCCACCACGGAGCGTCCTGGGAACCTTCATAACCCAGCAACAGCGTGGCATCAGGGGGCCACTGCCAAAGGCTGGGGGTTTGATCCAAGGCCAGGAGACTAA
- the LOC123236680 gene encoding E3 ubiquitin-protein ligase RNF181-like isoform X2 yields MASYFEEHDCEPGVPEEQYRQNALLELARTLFNGMDIELASADFTDWDHRLPPPAAKRAVQNLPKAIITGAQAGLKCPVCLVEFEEGQTALEMPCQHLFHSDCILPWLGKTNSCPLCRCELPTDNEEYEEHKKDKARKQQQQHRLEYLHGAMYT; encoded by the exons ATGGCGTCCTACTTTGAGGAGCACGACTGCGAGCCGGGGGTGCCCGAAGAGCAGTACCGACAGAATGCGCTCCTGGAGTTGGCGCG GACACTTTTCAATGGAATGGACATTGAGTTGGCATCTGCTGACTTCACTGACTGGGACCACAGATTGCCTCCTCCTGCTGCCAAGAGAGCTGTTCAGAATCTGCCAAAAGCCATCATTACAGGGGCCCAGGCTG GCCTGAAATGCCCTGTTTGCCTTGTGGAGTTTGAAGAAGGACAGACAGCCCTAGAGATGCCCTGCCAGCACCTCTTTCATTCAGACTGCATTCTGCCCTGGCTGGGCAAG ACCAACTCCTGCCCACTGTGCAGATGTGAACTGCCCACAGACAATGAAGAATATGAAGAACATAAGAAAGACAAA GCTcgaaagcagcagcagcagcatcgcCTTGAATACCTCCATGGAGCCATGTATACATGA
- the LOC123236680 gene encoding E3 ubiquitin-protein ligase RNF181-like isoform X1 — translation MASYFEEHDCEPGVPEEQYRQNALLELARTLFNGMDIELASADFTDWDHRLPPPAAKRAVQNLPKAIITGAQADKGLKCPVCLVEFEEGQTALEMPCQHLFHSDCILPWLGKTNSCPLCRCELPTDNEEYEEHKKDKARKQQQQHRLEYLHGAMYT, via the exons ATGGCGTCCTACTTTGAGGAGCACGACTGCGAGCCGGGGGTGCCCGAAGAGCAGTACCGACAGAATGCGCTCCTGGAGTTGGCGCG GACACTTTTCAATGGAATGGACATTGAGTTGGCATCTGCTGACTTCACTGACTGGGACCACAGATTGCCTCCTCCTGCTGCCAAGAGAGCTGTTCAGAATCTGCCAAAAGCCATCATTACAGGGGCCCAGGCTG ACAAAGGCCTGAAATGCCCTGTTTGCCTTGTGGAGTTTGAAGAAGGACAGACAGCCCTAGAGATGCCCTGCCAGCACCTCTTTCATTCAGACTGCATTCTGCCCTGGCTGGGCAAG ACCAACTCCTGCCCACTGTGCAGATGTGAACTGCCCACAGACAATGAAGAATATGAAGAACATAAGAAAGACAAA GCTcgaaagcagcagcagcagcatcgcCTTGAATACCTCCATGGAGCCATGTATACATGA
- the TMEM150A gene encoding transmembrane protein 150A isoform X2 has translation MTAWVILPVSLSAFSITGIWIVYAMAVMNHHVCPVENWSYNESCPTDPDIQGGPKSCCTLEDVPLISKCGTYPPESCLFSLIGNVGAFMVALVCLLRYGQLLEQSHRSWVNTMALITGCFNAAGLVVVGNFQVDHAKSLHYIGAGVAFPAGLLFVCLHCALSYHGAVAPLDFAMAHFRAVLAVIAFVALVLSGIFFIHESSQLQHVAALSEWVFVIDILVFYGTFSYEFGAVSTDTLVAAFQSASSRA, from the exons ATGACCGCCTGGGTCATCCTCCCTGTCAGCCTCTCAGCTTTCTCCATCACTGGCATATGGATTGT GTATGCCATGGCAGTGATGAACCACCATGTGTGTCCTGTGGAGAACTG GTCCTACAATGAGTCCTGCCCCACTGACCCCGACATACAGGGTGGTCCCAAGAGCTGCTGCACCCTGGAGGATGTTCCCCTCATCAG TAAATGTGGCACATATCCCCCTGAGAGCTGCCTCTTCAGCCTCATTGGCAACGTGGGTGCTTTCATGG TGGCACTGGTGTGTCTTCTCCGTTATGGCCAGCTGCTGGAGCAGAGTCACCGGTCCTGGGTTAACACCATGGCCCTCATTACTGGCTGCTTCAATGCTGCTGGCCTGGTTGTGGTTGGCAACTTCCAG GTGGATCATGCCAAGTCCTTGCACTATATTGGGGCAGGAGTAGCCTTCCCAGCAGGGCTCCTCTTTGTCTGCCTCCACTGTGCCCTCTCCTACCATGGTGCTGTGGCCCCCCTGGACTTCGCCATGGCTCACTTCCGCGCCGTACTCGCCGTTATTGCCTTTGTTGCCCTGGTCCTCA GTGGCATCTTCTTCATCCACGAAAGCTCCCAGCTCCAGCACGTGGCTGCCCTCTCTGAGTGGGTTTTCGTCATCGACATCCTGGTCTTTTATGGCACCTTCAGCTACGAGTTTGGGGCCGTGTCCACAGACACGCTGGTGGCTGCCTTCCAGTCTGCCTCCAGCCGGGCCT AA
- the TMEM150A gene encoding transmembrane protein 150A isoform X1: MTAWVILPVSLSAFSITGIWIVYAMAVMNHHVCPVENWSYNESCPTDPDIQGGPKSCCTLEDVPLISKCGTYPPESCLFSLIGNVGAFMVALVCLLRYGQLLEQSHRSWVNTMALITGCFNAAGLVVVGNFQVDHAKSLHYIGAGVAFPAGLLFVCLHCALSYHGAVAPLDFAMAHFRAVLAVIAFVALVLSGIFFIHESSQLQHVAALSEWVFVIDILVFYGTFSYEFGAVSTDTLVAAFQSASSRACKSSGSSSTSTHLNCTPESIAMI; the protein is encoded by the exons ATGACCGCCTGGGTCATCCTCCCTGTCAGCCTCTCAGCTTTCTCCATCACTGGCATATGGATTGT GTATGCCATGGCAGTGATGAACCACCATGTGTGTCCTGTGGAGAACTG GTCCTACAATGAGTCCTGCCCCACTGACCCCGACATACAGGGTGGTCCCAAGAGCTGCTGCACCCTGGAGGATGTTCCCCTCATCAG TAAATGTGGCACATATCCCCCTGAGAGCTGCCTCTTCAGCCTCATTGGCAACGTGGGTGCTTTCATGG TGGCACTGGTGTGTCTTCTCCGTTATGGCCAGCTGCTGGAGCAGAGTCACCGGTCCTGGGTTAACACCATGGCCCTCATTACTGGCTGCTTCAATGCTGCTGGCCTGGTTGTGGTTGGCAACTTCCAG GTGGATCATGCCAAGTCCTTGCACTATATTGGGGCAGGAGTAGCCTTCCCAGCAGGGCTCCTCTTTGTCTGCCTCCACTGTGCCCTCTCCTACCATGGTGCTGTGGCCCCCCTGGACTTCGCCATGGCTCACTTCCGCGCCGTACTCGCCGTTATTGCCTTTGTTGCCCTGGTCCTCA GTGGCATCTTCTTCATCCACGAAAGCTCCCAGCTCCAGCACGTGGCTGCCCTCTCTGAGTGGGTTTTCGTCATCGACATCCTGGTCTTTTATGGCACCTTCAGCTACGAGTTTGGGGCCGTGTCCACAGACACGCTGGTGGCTGCCTTCCAGTCTGCCTCCAGCCGGGCCTGTAAGTCTTCAGGGAGCAGTAGTACCTCCACTCACCTCAACTGCACGCCAGAGAGTATTGCCATGATATAA